Proteins from a single region of Vibrio sp. DW001:
- a CDS encoding GNAT family N-acetyltransferase encodes MTSPLSYLKSLSAIAQANGHRYLVRLNGDDCWQDELLESYLSSRPQDLCYKLGGKALAGAKLLSAKQGGQLLGREVECLIYDDNDGFDANSFTAASGALRYGGILFFLLSNKDDCMSSRWLEAALVDSITISEHKKTPSLPIFSNPSALESQFYEQENAISLIKKVISGHRKRPLILTADRGRGKSSALGIAAAQLINSKDVRIVVTAPSRKAVDPVFIHAKQHLTTITNESKNSLSSNQSFIQFVSPDELIRSNIECDLVLVDEASAIPVSMLLRITSLYHRTVFSSTIHGYEGCGRGFTLKFFKWLDENRPGWNKCHIHQPIRWNTGDPLEAWIFDTFLLNTEVYPKSAERLIGQTQSSIINKEQLLSSPTLFKKIFSLLVSAHYQTSPNDMMQILDDESIFLFVRMSSDNVVGCIVAKVEGELCPELIQSVMKGIRRPKGHLAPVILAGQMGFSQAAVCRSLRVMRIAVAQEFQHSGIGSQMLSDLRSQNEIHFDYLSTSFGVTSELYRFWIRNCFYPVRLGSSLDHASGTYSLLMLSSDAETSWLGEAEDRFYQDFIALLPEMFQQLSASFVLDLLRSCNMRPASVCPSQVRLVQFYVEGGSGYENVVYPLTKLLLKYIDTKEVHPILVSKLLQKKSWNEIATIYSLNGRKRSEQLFRRSAAILL; translated from the coding sequence ATGACCTCTCCCCTATCCTATCTAAAATCTTTGTCCGCTATAGCTCAAGCAAATGGGCACCGTTATTTAGTAAGACTTAACGGTGATGATTGTTGGCAAGATGAACTGTTAGAAAGTTATCTCTCTAGTCGTCCGCAAGATTTATGCTATAAGTTGGGAGGAAAAGCATTAGCTGGTGCCAAATTATTATCGGCTAAGCAAGGTGGTCAATTATTAGGTAGAGAAGTTGAATGCCTTATTTATGATGATAATGATGGCTTTGACGCCAATAGTTTTACCGCTGCTTCTGGCGCGCTTCGCTATGGTGGGATTTTGTTCTTCTTGCTGTCAAATAAAGATGACTGCATGTCGAGTCGATGGTTGGAGGCGGCTCTCGTCGACTCGATAACAATATCTGAACATAAAAAAACGCCTTCGTTACCCATATTTTCAAACCCTTCTGCTCTTGAAAGCCAGTTCTATGAACAAGAAAATGCGATATCACTAATAAAAAAAGTAATAAGTGGGCATCGAAAGAGACCACTTATTCTTACTGCTGATAGAGGCAGAGGAAAAAGTTCGGCATTAGGTATCGCCGCTGCGCAACTGATCAACAGTAAAGATGTCCGTATCGTTGTTACGGCACCTTCCCGAAAAGCGGTCGATCCTGTGTTTATTCACGCTAAACAACATTTAACGACTATCACTAACGAGAGCAAAAATTCGCTTTCGTCAAACCAGTCTTTCATTCAGTTTGTTTCTCCTGATGAATTAATCAGGTCGAATATTGAATGCGATTTGGTATTAGTAGATGAGGCGTCGGCGATACCCGTTTCGATGTTACTGCGTATCACTTCTCTCTATCATCGCACTGTGTTCTCCTCGACAATTCACGGTTACGAAGGTTGTGGTAGAGGATTTACGCTTAAGTTTTTCAAGTGGCTTGACGAGAACCGACCTGGTTGGAATAAATGTCATATTCATCAGCCAATACGGTGGAATACAGGCGACCCACTTGAAGCATGGATTTTCGATACATTTTTATTGAACACAGAAGTTTATCCAAAAAGCGCTGAACGCCTTATTGGTCAGACACAGAGTTCGATTATCAATAAGGAACAGTTACTGAGTTCCCCTACTCTATTCAAAAAGATTTTTTCTTTACTGGTTAGTGCTCATTATCAGACCTCACCAAATGACATGATGCAGATATTGGATGATGAGTCTATTTTCCTGTTTGTTCGAATGAGTAGCGACAATGTTGTTGGGTGCATAGTGGCAAAAGTCGAAGGTGAGCTTTGCCCCGAATTAATTCAAAGTGTGATGAAAGGAATTAGAAGACCTAAAGGGCATTTAGCGCCGGTTATACTTGCGGGGCAAATGGGTTTTTCACAAGCCGCCGTCTGTCGCTCTTTAAGAGTGATGCGCATCGCCGTCGCACAGGAGTTTCAACACTCTGGTATCGGTAGCCAGATGCTGAGCGACCTGAGGTCTCAAAACGAAATTCATTTTGATTACCTTTCTACTAGTTTCGGTGTTACCTCAGAGTTGTATCGTTTTTGGATCAGAAATTGTTTTTACCCGGTACGTTTGGGCTCTAGTCTCGATCATGCTAGTGGTACATATTCTTTATTGATGCTCAGTTCTGATGCTGAAACTAGCTGGTTAGGGGAGGCTGAAGATCGTTTTTACCAAGATTTTATCGCCTTACTACCAGAAATGTTTCAACAATTATCTGCTTCTTTCGTTTTGGATTTATTGCGTTCGTGTAATATGAGACCCGCTTCTGTGTGTCCGTCTCAAGTTCGTCTAGTTCAGTTTTATGTTGAAGGCGGTAGCGGATATGAGAACGTCGTTTATCCATTGACCAAGTTGTTGTTAAAGTACATTGACACGAAAGAGGTTCATCCAATATTGGTGTCTAAGTTGTTGCAAAAAAAATCATGGAATGAGATTGCGACGATTTACTCACTTAATGGAAGAAAACGATCCGAACAACTTTTTAGGCGGAGTGCCGCCATATTGCTTTAA
- a CDS encoding FapA family protein has protein sequence MWKELTRLSEDSNSVIAQLPRGEEVGPTFSIDGLEKVLTELEVSSFYYDDEAAGRFVRAARENKKSAFEGVTVAFRKDAEAKVELSDSDMLATMHVTGPFGGKQISPVEIMQALANAHVTKGINKLALKKILSLSTDLPKGEVVEQPVARGLQPVNGKDAQFVPMVEDANTRVLAPQEKDNKTHKVDMRDLGETITVEQDQAIMKRIPATNGKQGYTVVGVSIPPQAGNDKILKEGKGSNIDRDNPNLLRASQSGMPIIRESTIDVDPSLILKNVDVTTGHIKFKGSLIVSGNIEAGMVVRATGSVTVGGFIESADVQAQEDIIVGKGIIGHAVDEGEDKACVVKTNGNIKSKYSQFAFLQAMGNIELELYCMSCTTMCTGDLTVKDANNKHGTLSGGIARVGGKVECFNLGVEGDTATTIQAFVKYNKYKQGLAELRERYKVVQDKTMDAIRQEMELMKRPKEERSEREIVGIQNLKKKNNVLIEQTKIKIENAESELERLLELNTIKANKVFTRVSIQYGDDTYLTKKDKGVSVFSYDRNKIHCRTMVEGVEQDEEL, from the coding sequence ATGTGGAAAGAGTTAACTCGATTATCTGAAGACTCCAACAGCGTCATTGCTCAACTGCCCCGAGGCGAGGAAGTTGGGCCTACGTTTAGTATTGACGGCTTAGAAAAAGTCTTAACTGAGCTAGAAGTTAGCAGCTTTTATTATGATGATGAAGCTGCTGGACGATTTGTGCGAGCTGCTAGAGAAAATAAAAAATCGGCGTTTGAAGGCGTTACTGTCGCCTTTCGTAAAGATGCAGAAGCTAAAGTTGAATTATCAGATAGTGACATGCTCGCGACAATGCATGTCACTGGCCCTTTTGGGGGAAAACAAATTAGCCCAGTAGAGATCATGCAGGCGCTTGCTAATGCACATGTAACGAAGGGTATAAATAAGCTAGCGCTTAAGAAAATACTTTCGTTGAGTACTGACTTGCCGAAGGGTGAAGTCGTTGAACAACCAGTCGCCCGAGGGTTACAACCAGTAAATGGTAAAGACGCGCAATTTGTCCCTATGGTTGAAGACGCGAATACTCGGGTGCTGGCTCCCCAAGAAAAAGACAATAAAACCCATAAAGTTGATATGCGTGACCTTGGTGAAACCATTACTGTTGAACAAGATCAAGCGATAATGAAACGCATCCCTGCGACGAATGGCAAACAAGGTTATACGGTAGTTGGTGTTTCCATTCCACCTCAAGCCGGCAATGATAAAATATTGAAAGAAGGTAAAGGCTCCAATATCGATAGGGACAACCCAAACTTGCTGCGTGCTAGTCAGTCAGGGATGCCAATTATTCGGGAGTCGACAATCGACGTTGATCCTTCTCTTATATTGAAAAATGTTGATGTTACAACTGGTCATATCAAATTTAAAGGTAGCTTGATTGTTTCTGGAAACATCGAGGCAGGAATGGTCGTTCGTGCTACTGGTTCTGTGACCGTTGGTGGGTTTATAGAATCAGCAGATGTTCAAGCTCAAGAAGATATCATTGTAGGTAAGGGTATTATTGGACACGCCGTAGACGAAGGTGAAGATAAAGCCTGTGTTGTTAAAACAAACGGGAACATCAAATCAAAATATAGTCAATTTGCTTTTCTTCAGGCGATGGGGAACATTGAATTAGAGCTTTACTGTATGAGCTGCACAACGATGTGTACGGGTGACCTAACCGTCAAAGACGCGAACAACAAACATGGTACGCTTAGTGGCGGTATTGCACGAGTGGGCGGTAAAGTAGAGTGCTTCAATTTGGGTGTGGAAGGTGACACCGCGACAACGATACAGGCCTTCGTTAAATATAATAAGTATAAGCAGGGTCTGGCCGAGCTGAGAGAACGTTACAAAGTTGTGCAAGACAAAACCATGGACGCGATTCGGCAAGAAATGGAGTTGATGAAAAGGCCTAAGGAAGAACGCTCAGAACGAGAAATCGTCGGGATTCAAAATCTAAAGAAAAAAAACAACGTATTGATTGAACAAACTAAAATTAAAATAGAGAACGCCGAATCTGAGCTTGAAAGGTTATTGGAGCTAAATACGATAAAAGCCAACAAGGTCTTTACCCGTGTTTCAATTCAGTATGGGGATGACACATACTTGACCAAAAAAGACAAAGGTGTCAGCGTATTTTCATATGATCGGAATAAGATTCATTGTCGGACAATGGTTGAAGGTGTTGAACAAGACGAAGAACTTTAA
- a CDS encoding type I secretion system permease/ATPase — protein MRDPLLNSLIYVSRYYGLANSPDALINGLPLSDGLLTPFLLPRSAERAGLVAKENRSPFNEISDLVLPAILLLKEGDACVLVSINSDDGEAEIVTSDSDMMPVSIPVEELNQQYIGRYFLVKKQFRYDERSPEILKTRDGHWFWGTLFASKHIYRDVLIASILVNMFAVAAPMFTRLVYDKVVPNLAFESLWVLASGIFVVFIFDFVLKLLRSYFIDVAGKKSDILISSKLYSKVLGIRMESKPPSVGAFARHLQEFESIREFFTSATMSALIDLPFALLFLGIIWLLAGNLVIIPIAGVTILIIHSLIIQGPLRKSIEEGSRLASQKYANLIESLAGLESVKLFGAQSQFQYRWEESVAHMANWNIKTRRITDTIQNMAGFVQQSCNIGMIILGVYLIADGELTMGGLIAATMLSGRAIGPLVQLSLLSTRYNQAKSSMTIIEQVMAMPDEQEEGKRYIHRPIIQGKIELDKVTFHYPDSTIASIRDLSLTIHPGEKVAIIGRIGSGKTTLERLIMGLYQPTEGHVRIDDTDIAQLHHVDVRRNIGCVPQESVLFFGSIRDNITLGQTLVDDREVMDAANRAGVTVFTQQDPAGLERQVGEGGLLLSGGQRQSVSIARALLGRPPVLLMDEPTSAMDNRTEMYIKNQLGQMNKNETLILITHKTSMLDIVDRVIVMEKGSIIADGPKLQVLKDLKQGKVRAVS, from the coding sequence ATGCGAGATCCACTATTAAATTCACTGATTTATGTCAGTCGCTATTATGGCTTAGCAAATTCACCAGATGCTCTTATCAACGGGTTACCGTTATCTGATGGTTTACTGACACCGTTTCTTTTACCTCGCTCTGCGGAACGTGCAGGATTGGTCGCAAAGGAGAACCGATCCCCTTTTAACGAGATCTCTGATCTAGTTCTACCGGCTATTCTCCTTCTCAAAGAAGGTGATGCATGCGTATTAGTCAGTATCAACAGTGACGATGGTGAGGCTGAAATAGTGACCTCTGACTCAGACATGATGCCCGTGTCCATTCCCGTGGAAGAGCTGAACCAACAGTATATTGGCCGATATTTCTTGGTGAAAAAACAGTTCAGATACGACGAGCGATCACCAGAGATATTGAAAACAAGAGATGGGCATTGGTTTTGGGGCACATTATTTGCGTCAAAACATATCTATAGAGATGTATTAATCGCTTCGATACTGGTCAACATGTTTGCCGTTGCGGCACCTATGTTTACTCGGCTCGTTTATGACAAAGTAGTGCCAAATTTAGCCTTTGAATCATTATGGGTTTTAGCTTCGGGTATCTTTGTTGTCTTCATTTTTGACTTTGTGCTCAAGCTACTTCGAAGTTATTTCATTGATGTGGCCGGAAAAAAATCAGATATACTCATTTCGTCAAAGCTGTACAGCAAAGTGTTGGGTATTCGTATGGAGTCGAAACCTCCGTCAGTAGGTGCCTTTGCCCGACACTTACAAGAGTTTGAATCTATTCGTGAATTTTTCACATCTGCAACGATGTCGGCTTTGATAGACTTGCCGTTTGCTCTGCTTTTTTTAGGCATTATTTGGTTATTAGCTGGAAACTTGGTCATCATCCCAATCGCAGGGGTCACCATTTTGATCATTCATTCTTTGATCATTCAGGGTCCGTTGAGAAAAAGTATTGAAGAGGGGTCTCGATTAGCCTCTCAGAAATACGCCAATCTAATCGAAAGCCTAGCAGGGCTTGAGTCCGTTAAGTTATTTGGTGCACAAAGTCAGTTTCAATATCGCTGGGAAGAGTCTGTTGCCCATATGGCAAACTGGAACATTAAAACCCGCAGAATTACCGACACTATCCAGAACATGGCGGGGTTTGTTCAGCAGTCTTGTAATATCGGAATGATCATCCTCGGCGTATATTTGATTGCTGATGGCGAGCTAACAATGGGCGGGTTAATTGCTGCCACTATGTTAAGTGGACGAGCAATTGGTCCACTCGTGCAACTGTCCCTTCTCTCGACTCGTTACAATCAAGCTAAGTCTTCAATGACCATCATCGAACAAGTCATGGCGATGCCCGACGAGCAAGAAGAAGGCAAGCGCTACATCCATAGACCGATAATTCAGGGTAAAATTGAACTTGATAAAGTGACCTTCCACTACCCAGACTCGACGATTGCGTCTATTCGGGATCTGAGCCTAACGATTCACCCCGGTGAGAAAGTGGCGATAATAGGTCGTATTGGTTCAGGCAAGACCACTCTAGAGCGCCTTATTATGGGCCTGTATCAACCCACAGAGGGGCATGTACGCATAGATGACACCGACATAGCTCAACTACATCATGTCGATGTACGGCGCAATATAGGCTGTGTACCTCAAGAAAGCGTCTTATTCTTTGGTTCGATAAGAGACAATATTACGTTAGGACAAACGCTCGTTGATGATAGAGAAGTTATGGATGCGGCTAATCGCGCTGGTGTGACTGTATTTACTCAGCAAGATCCTGCGGGCCTTGAAAGGCAAGTTGGTGAAGGAGGCTTGTTGTTATCTGGTGGACAACGACAATCTGTTTCAATTGCTCGGGCATTACTGGGTCGCCCTCCAGTACTTCTGATGGATGAACCAACAAGTGCCATGGATAATCGTACCGAGATGTATATTAAAAATCAGCTTGGGCAGATGAATAAAAATGAAACGCTCATTTTGATAACGCATAAAACCTCGATGCTGGATATTGTAGATCGAGTAATAGTGATGGAAAAAGGTTCTATCATCGCGGACGGTCCAAAACTTCAGGTATTAAAAGACCTTAAGCAAGGTAAAGTTAGAGCCGTAAGTTAA
- a CDS encoding EAL domain-containing protein has product MTLHKQLVAGMLAVFLLLVGSVLAIEFTTTRNFLMQQQRSEMNNTINTVGLALAPYLEQKDSVAVESVINALFDGSSYSIVKLTFLDTEEEIIRSYPVKANGVPDWFINMHFLTKLHDRRVVTSGWLQLAEIEIISHPGAAYVQLWGALKNLGVAFLVAFTLGMLLISAMLKRSLRPLSLIIIKMEEIAQNKFGEPLKKPKTKDLVAVVNGINTMSLQVEKSFRAQAKEAEQLRERAYMDPVSQLGNRSFFMGQLTQWLTESSKGGIALLQAKFIKDAYDESGYEAGDTLIRELADHLKLTTHSPDVTIARISTEEFAFIFPNIENEELHMLAKNIVDNVQSVRADPTGTAPVDMALGLVYNEVSKSSSEVLSLVDNALSQAVAHPERNYAIVSDVNDQILLGKQQWKELVEEAISNRNVEFKFQSASSNDGKTFHREVFSSIEKDGIRYTANQYLFALDQLNAGYIFDQFVIETMIGNLENRIINDTLAINLTVSSISEPSFIRWLTKILTKFPNAAKKLHFEIPEICFISHQHHTALLCHAIRSSGSEFGVDNYGRHFHSLDYINEFRPKYVKLDYLYTHQIEDEKQRYTLTSISRTAHNLGITTIASRVETKTQLDFLSEHFIEVFQGFIVDK; this is encoded by the coding sequence ATGACATTACATAAACAACTTGTCGCAGGTATGTTGGCTGTTTTCTTGTTACTAGTTGGCTCTGTCTTAGCGATAGAGTTTACGACAACGCGTAACTTTCTGATGCAACAACAGCGCTCAGAAATGAATAACACCATCAATACCGTTGGCCTTGCACTTGCTCCTTATCTTGAACAAAAAGATAGCGTTGCTGTGGAGTCCGTTATCAACGCTTTGTTTGACGGTAGCTCATACTCAATAGTGAAATTGACCTTCTTAGATACAGAAGAGGAGATAATTCGCTCCTACCCAGTAAAGGCTAATGGCGTACCCGATTGGTTTATTAATATGCATTTTTTGACCAAGCTCCATGACCGACGAGTCGTCACAAGTGGTTGGTTACAACTGGCCGAAATAGAGATAATTAGTCATCCCGGTGCCGCCTATGTGCAACTTTGGGGGGCGCTCAAAAACCTAGGTGTCGCATTTCTTGTCGCTTTCACTCTGGGTATGTTACTGATTTCTGCCATGCTAAAAAGAAGCCTACGTCCACTTTCGCTTATCATTATCAAGATGGAAGAAATTGCCCAGAATAAATTTGGTGAACCGCTTAAAAAACCGAAAACCAAAGACTTAGTTGCTGTCGTTAACGGTATAAACACGATGTCACTGCAAGTCGAAAAAAGCTTTAGGGCACAAGCGAAAGAAGCAGAGCAGCTACGAGAAAGGGCTTATATGGACCCGGTATCTCAATTGGGGAACCGATCCTTCTTTATGGGACAGCTCACTCAATGGCTGACTGAGTCTTCCAAAGGTGGTATAGCGCTATTACAAGCTAAGTTTATTAAAGATGCTTACGACGAGTCTGGTTATGAGGCTGGAGATACCCTAATAAGAGAGCTTGCCGATCATCTAAAACTCACCACACACTCTCCCGACGTAACTATTGCGAGAATTAGCACGGAAGAGTTCGCCTTCATTTTCCCTAATATTGAAAATGAAGAGTTGCATATGTTGGCCAAGAATATTGTTGATAATGTGCAAAGTGTGCGTGCAGATCCAACAGGCACAGCCCCTGTCGATATGGCTCTGGGCCTTGTATACAACGAGGTGAGCAAATCATCATCTGAGGTACTCTCTCTTGTTGATAACGCACTATCTCAAGCCGTGGCGCATCCAGAGAGAAATTATGCCATTGTCTCTGACGTAAATGACCAAATTTTACTAGGTAAACAACAGTGGAAGGAGTTGGTTGAAGAAGCCATCAGCAACCGCAATGTCGAATTCAAGTTTCAGTCAGCAAGCAGTAACGACGGTAAAACGTTCCACCGCGAAGTATTCTCCTCAATTGAAAAAGACGGTATTCGCTATACCGCGAACCAGTACCTGTTTGCTCTTGATCAACTCAACGCTGGCTACATATTTGACCAATTTGTCATTGAAACCATGATTGGCAACCTAGAAAACCGGATTATCAACGACACACTCGCAATCAACCTGACCGTAAGCAGTATTTCTGAGCCAAGCTTTATTCGCTGGCTAACCAAAATTCTTACCAAATTTCCTAATGCAGCCAAAAAACTCCATTTCGAAATACCCGAAATATGCTTTATCTCCCATCAACACCATACTGCATTACTTTGCCATGCCATTCGCAGTAGTGGTTCAGAGTTCGGTGTCGACAATTATGGGCGTCACTTCCACTCGCTCGATTACATCAATGAGTTTAGACCTAAGTACGTTAAGTTAGATTATCTCTATACCCATCAAATTGAAGATGAAAAACAACGCTATACATTAACGTCTATCTCTCGTACAGCGCATAATTTAGGTATAACAACTATCGCTTCTAGGGTAGAAACCAAGACTCAATTAGACTTCTTATCTGAGCACTTTATTGAAGTATTCCAAGGCTTTATTGTCGATAAATAA
- a CDS encoding transglutaminase-like cysteine peptidase — MFFSMTSSALNTEEQRWVNAVSKIYGARAGKRTETWRSEMAALKNQSENNKLTGVNNFFNQLNFVNDIDLWAKKDYWATPLEFIGSNAGDCEDFTIAKYFSLLELGVSDKKLRLVYVKAIELNQFHMVLAYYEKSSSVPVILDNINPVIKPATQRRDLLPIYSFNGKNLWLMKEKASGQLAGNSSRLSLWNDLRSRNKSLKLNKPKLNYNE; from the coding sequence ATGTTTTTTTCTATGACATCATCGGCTCTCAATACAGAAGAACAGCGTTGGGTTAACGCTGTTTCAAAAATATATGGAGCAAGAGCAGGAAAGCGGACAGAAACTTGGCGTTCCGAAATGGCTGCACTTAAAAATCAGTCTGAAAACAATAAGCTTACTGGTGTGAACAACTTTTTTAATCAACTTAACTTTGTGAATGATATCGATTTATGGGCCAAGAAGGATTATTGGGCCACACCACTCGAATTTATCGGCAGCAATGCAGGAGATTGCGAAGACTTCACCATCGCAAAATATTTTTCGTTACTAGAGCTGGGTGTTTCCGACAAAAAGCTACGGCTCGTTTACGTAAAAGCGATTGAATTGAATCAGTTTCATATGGTTCTAGCCTACTATGAAAAATCGAGTTCAGTTCCTGTAATCCTAGACAATATTAATCCAGTAATTAAGCCCGCTACCCAGAGGCGAGATTTACTGCCAATTTATAGTTTCAATGGTAAAAACCTATGGCTAATGAAGGAAAAAGCGAGCGGGCAATTAGCAGGTAACTCTTCTCGCTTAAGCTTATGGAATGATCTTCGCTCACGAAATAAGTCATTGAAACTTAATAAACCAAAACTAAATTACAATGAGTAA
- a CDS encoding HlyD family type I secretion periplasmic adaptor subunit, which produces MSSKKFKMLKDAELDYVDDKTAALLLNTPSSARILLWVMVLFFIAAIVWASWAQLDKVTVGQGKVIPSSQLQVVQNLEGGLVKSLLVREGESVVEGQQLILIDDTRFRSDFREREQQVSNLTASVLQLSASITSVQIQEEFDNSNWEDSVTIDFDKLAFPPIITELRPLLAKRQRAEYRQDLDNLNNKLSVIDQQVKQKEQELIELRARAKNLQTSYNFAKRELDITKPLADEGVVPKIELLKLQRQLNDTRRELTSTQLKIPSLTSSVRESMLGRIDAALKFRSEQQEKLNQAQDKLSALTESTIGLEDKVNRTVVVSPITGTIKKLHINTVGGVIQPGMDLVEIVPTEDTLLVEAKIAPQDIAFLRPGLPAIVKFSAYDFTRYGGLEGTLEHISADTIQDEEGNSFYMVKIRTDDHKFGTEAGLPIIPGMTTSVDIITGKRTVLDYLLKPILTAQKTALRE; this is translated from the coding sequence ATGAGCAGTAAGAAGTTTAAGATGCTAAAAGATGCAGAGTTAGACTATGTGGATGACAAAACCGCCGCTTTGCTTCTAAACACACCAAGTAGTGCCCGAATACTTCTTTGGGTCATGGTGCTGTTTTTTATTGCCGCCATTGTATGGGCTTCTTGGGCTCAGCTAGACAAAGTCACCGTAGGACAAGGTAAGGTTATTCCGAGCTCTCAACTTCAGGTCGTACAGAACCTAGAGGGCGGGTTGGTAAAAAGCCTTTTAGTTCGAGAAGGTGAATCGGTAGTAGAAGGTCAACAACTCATCCTGATTGACGACACGCGATTTCGTTCTGACTTCAGAGAACGAGAACAACAAGTATCAAACTTAACCGCGAGTGTCTTGCAATTGTCTGCCTCAATCACCAGTGTACAAATTCAAGAAGAATTTGATAACTCTAACTGGGAAGATAGCGTAACCATTGATTTCGACAAGCTCGCCTTTCCGCCAATCATAACCGAATTACGACCTCTGTTAGCCAAGCGTCAACGTGCTGAATACCGACAAGACTTAGACAATCTAAATAATAAACTTTCCGTTATAGATCAACAAGTAAAACAAAAAGAACAAGAACTTATTGAGTTAAGAGCTAGGGCGAAAAACCTACAGACCAGTTATAACTTCGCCAAAAGAGAGTTAGATATAACCAAGCCTCTGGCCGATGAAGGCGTTGTTCCAAAAATTGAATTGCTTAAATTACAACGTCAACTTAACGATACTCGCAGAGAGCTTACCTCTACTCAGCTAAAAATCCCAAGTCTGACCTCTTCCGTTAGAGAGTCTATGTTGGGTAGGATTGACGCAGCATTGAAATTTCGTTCAGAACAGCAAGAAAAATTAAATCAGGCACAAGATAAATTATCAGCGCTGACGGAATCGACCATCGGCTTGGAAGACAAAGTCAACAGAACCGTCGTCGTGTCGCCGATAACAGGCACAATCAAGAAACTACACATCAATACTGTTGGTGGGGTTATTCAACCAGGTATGGATTTGGTAGAGATAGTACCAACAGAAGATACACTGTTGGTAGAAGCGAAAATTGCGCCACAGGACATCGCATTTTTACGACCAGGCTTACCTGCTATAGTTAAGTTTAGTGCCTATGACTTCACTCGTTATGGCGGTTTAGAAGGAACCTTAGAGCATATCAGCGCGGACACTATCCAAGACGAAGAAGGGAACAGCTTTTATATGGTAAAAATTAGAACAGATGACCATAAGTTTGGTACAGAGGCTGGCCTGCCTATTATTCCTGGGATGACAACTTCTGTCGATATTATTACCGGAAAACGCACCGTTTTAGACTATCTGTTAAAACCTATTCTAACAGCACAAAAAACCGCACTTAGGGAATAA
- the pdxH gene encoding pyridoxamine 5'-phosphate oxidase — MELKDIRREYTKGGLRRKDLKKNPIDQFNLWLEQAVKAELVDPTAMTVATVDEHGQPFQRIVLLKNVGNDGFVFYTNLGSRKAHQIGVNDKVSIHFPWHAIERQVHITGTAVKLSALENMKYFSSRPKESQIAAWASKQSSRLSARGLLEGKYLELKQKFANGDIPIPSFWGGFRIVPESIEFWQGGEHRLHDRFIFINDRDGSSGGDASQDEISWSVDRLAP, encoded by the coding sequence ATGGAACTGAAGGATATTCGTCGTGAATATACTAAAGGTGGTTTACGCCGAAAAGATTTGAAAAAAAATCCGATCGATCAGTTTAACCTATGGTTAGAGCAAGCGGTTAAAGCTGAATTGGTTGATCCTACTGCGATGACTGTCGCAACGGTAGACGAGCATGGTCAACCTTTCCAACGTATTGTGTTACTGAAAAATGTCGGTAATGATGGTTTCGTTTTCTATACAAACTTAGGTAGCCGTAAAGCACATCAAATAGGGGTGAACGATAAAGTGAGTATTCACTTCCCTTGGCATGCTATTGAGAGGCAGGTTCATATTACAGGGACGGCGGTCAAATTATCGGCACTAGAGAACATGAAATACTTCTCTTCGCGTCCTAAAGAGAGTCAGATTGCGGCGTGGGCTAGTAAGCAGAGTAGTCGATTGTCGGCACGTGGCCTACTTGAAGGCAAATATTTGGAGTTAAAACAGAAATTTGCAAACGGAGATATACCTATTCCTAGTTTCTGGGGAGGTTTCCGTATTGTTCCTGAAAGTATTGAGTTCTGGCAAGGTGGTGAGCACCGTTTACACGATAGATTTATCTTTATAAACGATAGGGATGGTTCTTCAGGTGGCGATGCTTCTCAAGATGAGATCTCGTGGTCAGTTGATCGATTAGCCCCTTAG